One region of Phragmites australis chromosome 18, lpPhrAust1.1, whole genome shotgun sequence genomic DNA includes:
- the LOC133898565 gene encoding mitochondrial import inner membrane translocase subunit TIM17-3-like codes for MDGGLPSYDEYPHPVYGVIGFVGEAFMYGAAGGSAFHFVRGLRSSPSGGRLAGAVSAARANAPRLAGKFGAYCAVFSAFESAVSLARRREDTWSSAVAAAATCGLHGMRRGGALAAARCALLGATGLVVLTGIDRAIMVSQSRSNALLRQKRIDRPLAISPSRTAPGDRATGPHCG; via the coding sequence ATGGACGGGGGCCTGCCGAGCTATGATGAGTACCCGCATCCCGTCTATGGCGTCATCGGCTTCGTGGGCGAGGCCTTTATGTATGGCGCGGCGGGCGGCTCCGCCTTCCACTTCGTCAGGGGCCTCCGCAGCTCGCCCAGCGGCGgccgcctcgccggcgccgtcagcgccgcccgcgccaaCGCGCCTCGGTTGGCGGGCAAATTCGGCGCTTACTGCGCCGTATTCTCCGCCTTCGAGAGCGCCGTGTCTCTCGCGCGCCGGAGGGAGGACACCTGGAgctccgccgtcgcagccgcCGCCACCTGCGGCCTACATGGTatgcgccggggcggcgcccTCGCCGCTGCGCGCTGCGCGCTCCTCGGCGCCACAGGCCTCGTGGTTCTCACGGGAATCGATCGTGCCATTATGGTGTCACAAAGCCGCTCTAACGCCCTCCTCCGCCAAAAGCGGATCGATCGCCCGTTGGCCATCTCCCCAAGCCGGACGGCTCCTGGGGATCGCGCTACCGGTCCCCATTGTGGTTGA